In Theileria equi strain WA chromosome 4 map unlocalized gcontig_1105316255033, whole genome shotgun sequence, the following are encoded in one genomic region:
- a CDS encoding hypothetical protein (encoded by transcript BEWA_013770A), with protein MKTSTLKTFIYAIVIYHINLVNCVELNISKYDEALVKALDCYYDDIPTRFFFPKSIPITTITDGSTKLWSAKRGEECRMIIVRLRGTRPVVIHISPMDSKTCLKRPWVEIHRSDEAWKTGFFSRLLFTHLKRDKTLVDLKEFPRSTDSFSLDLSLEKDTEKCVVADYHTGNLPCRIHIPQISNYASEVRFGDEDLWRASEYGEYCTSAVTMLEKGKPRLIQLIFSDSSALNAIYCMREDYGWIHILGSEFEEKMVELLNEATAHEYADEDLQKASGYYSGEEDDDDNINTEEGLSEKLLSGSKQN; from the coding sequence ATGAAAACCTCAACTCTAAAGACATTTATTTACGCAATTGTCATTTACCATATTAACTTGGTAAATTGTGTGGAATTAAACAtttcaaaatatgatgagGCCCTTGTTAAGGCCCTTGATTGTTACTATGATGATATCCCTACAAGGTTTTTCTTTCCTAAGAGTATTCCAATTACAACCATAACTGATGGTTCTACAAAACTCTGGAGTGCTAAAAGGGGGGAAGAATGCCGTATGATAATAGTTCGTCTCAGGGGTACAAGACCGGTAGTGATCCATATCTCACCGATGGATTCAAAGACGTGTCTAAAAAGGCCATGGGTAGAAATACACAGAAGTGATGAAGCCTGGAAAACTGGATTCTTCTCTCGTTTGCTGTTTACCCATCTAAAACGTGACAAAACCCTTGTTGATTTGAAGGAATTCCCTCGTTCCACGGATTCATTTTCCTTGGATCTCTCATTGGAAAAGGATACTGAAAAATGTGTCGTAGCAGATTATCATACTGGAAATTTGCCTTGTCGCATTCACATACCTCAGATTTCTAATTATGCCTCAGAAGTAAGATTTGGTGATGAAGATCTCTGGAGGGCCTCAGAATATGGAGAGTATTGTACTTCAGCTGTCACAATGTTAGAAAAGGGAAAACCTCGTCTGATTCAGCTTATATTCAGTGATTCCAGTGCTTTGAATGCTATATATTGCATGCGTGAAGATTATGGTTGGATTCATATTCTAGGATCCGAATTTGAGGAAAAGATGGTGGAATTGTTAAATGAAGCCACAGCTCATGAATACGCTGATGAAGATCTACAAAAGGCTTCTGGGTATTATTCCGGggaagaggatgatgacGATAATATAAACACAGAAGAAGGTCTAAGTGAAAAGCTTTTATCTGGCTCTAAACAAAACTAG
- a CDS encoding N-acetyltransferase family member protein (encoded by transcript BEWA_013780A): MDIHEYFRRIGFDGSKAKVDLETLTRILQCQLRTVPFENFTIHLGERMKMDLETVYDLVVKKNRGGWCLQVNNLLAWALTEMGFQVTLLGGHVYNTTSEKYNDYMSHLVLTVPVNGKEYLVDAGFGFSAQTWEPMELVSGKEHRQGPSVFRLIEDDGLWHVEQSKRERRFTKNGVVTSKPAQGFVKVFNFTLKPRTTDNFVYINDFLQDYNDDIFATNSLCSLQTEDGVETLVGHTLTCVKYDQNGVDLIDIKRLTDEEVYTELKCRFKLHLEKPFKPKKKDEEDILI, translated from the coding sequence ATGGATATACACGAATACTTTAGGAGGATCGGATTCGATGGCTCCAAAGCAAAGGTGGATCTGGAAACTCTAACGAGGATCCTCCAATGTCAACTCAGAACAGTTCCATTTGAAAATTTCACAATTCACCTCGGTGAACGCATGAAAATGGATTTGGAGACAGTTTATGATCTTGttgtgaagaagaatcGCGGTGGCTGGTGCCTTCAGGTCAATAATCTTCTTGCCTGGGCTCTTACCGAGATGGGCTTCCAGGTCACATTGCTAGGGGGACACGTTTACAACACTACCTCTGAAAAGTACAATGACTACATGTCTCATCTCGTGCTAACGGTGCCTGTAAATGGCAAAGAATACTTGGTTGACGCTGGCTTTGGATTCTCGGCTCAGACATGGGAACCCATGGAGTTGGTTTCTGGCAAAGAACACCGCCAGGGACCGTCAGTGTTCCGTTTAATTGAAGATGATGGGCTCTGGCATGTCGAACAAAGCAAAAGGGAAAGAAGGTTCACTAAAAATGGAGTTGTGACCTCCAAACCCGCACAAGGTTTTGTCAAAGTCTTCAACTTCACCCTAAAACCAAGGACCACGGATAATTTTGTATACATTAATGACTTCCTTCAAGACTATAATGATGATATATTTGCAACAAACTCCCTCTGCTCCTTACAAACTGAAGATGGCGTAGAAACTTTGGTTGGTCATACACTTACCTGCGTAAAATACGATCAAAACGGCGTAGATTTGATAGATATTAAAAGGTTGACCGATGAAGAAGTTTACACAGAGTTAAAATGCAGATTCAAACTTCATCTGGAAAAACCATTTAAaccaaagaagaaagatgaagaagacaTACTTATTTAG